A single Cucumis melo cultivar AY chromosome 4, USDA_Cmelo_AY_1.0, whole genome shotgun sequence DNA region contains:
- the LOC103487069 gene encoding potassium transporter 8-like yields the protein MDLESAIGGHPIKKDSWRAVLTLAYQSLGVVYGDLSTSPLYVYKSTFAEDIQHSETNEEIYGVLSFVFWTLTLIPLIKYVFIVLRADDNGEGGTFALYSLLCRHARVSSLPNCQLADEDLSEYTKDGVDLTNKKTCGSRLKSTLEKHRVLQRVLLVLALIGACMVIGDGVLTPSISVFSAVSGLELSMAKPHHRYVEVPVACAILVILFAIQHYGTHRVGFLFAPVVITWLLCISAIGLYNIFYWNPHVYRALSPYYMYKFLKKTQRGGWMSLGGILLCMTGSEAMFADLGHFSQLSIKIAFSFVVYPSLVLAYMGQAAYLSQHHGEESNYRIGFYASVPEKLRLPVLVIAILAAVVGSQAVITGTFSIIKQCSSLGCFPRVKIVHTSSKIHGQIYIPEINWTLMLLCLAITIGFRDTKRMGNASGLAVITVMLVTTCLMSVVIILCWHKSFVYAIAFILIFGSIESLYFSASLIKFREGAWVPIALSLIFLIVMYVWHYGTCKKYEFDVQNKVSINWLLGLGPSLGIVRVRGIGLIYTELVAGIPAIFSHFVTNLPAFHQVLVFLCIKSVPVPHVRPGERFLVGRVGPKEYRLYRCIARYGYRDIHKDDLEFEKDLVCSIAEFIRSEKSETSVKLEDAEESERMTVVGTSSTNVDGVRMCEDEGETAETSEVREIKSPKKLRKRVRFLVPESPQMEMEARRELQELMEAREAGMAFIMGHSYVKAKRGSGWVKTAVINYGYDFLRRNSRGPSYAWSVPHASTLEVGMVYQV from the exons ATGGATCTGGAGAGTGCTATTGGGGGCCACCCAATCAAG AAAGATTCATGGAGAGCTGTTTTAACTTTAGCTTATCAGAGCTTGGGGGTTGTTTATGGAGATTTGAGCACTTCCCCTTTGTATGTTTACAAAAGTACTTTTGCTGAGGATATTCAACACTCTGAAACCAACGAAGAGATTTATGGAGttctttcttttgtcttctGGACTCTCACGCTCATTCCTTTGATTAAGTATGTATTTATTGTGCTTCGAGCTGATGATAATGGCGAAGGGGGAACTTTCGCTTTATACTCATTGCTCTGTCGCCATGCTCGAGTTAGCTCCTTGCCCAATTGCCAACTTGCAGATGAGGACCTTTCGGAATATACAAAAGATGGGGTGGATTTAACCAACAAGAAGACTTGTGGGTCGAGATTGAAATCGACATTAGAGAAGCACAGAGTGCTCCAGAGGGTTTTGCTTGTTCTAGCTTTGATTGGGGCTTGCATGGTGATTGGAGATGGAGTTCTTACACCTTCAATTTCTG TTTTCTCTGCTGTTTCTGGGTTGGAACTTTCCATGGCTAAACCACACCATCGCT ATGTTGAAGTCCCGGTTGCTTGTGCCATATTGGTTATCCTGTTTGCAATTCAACATTATGGAACCCATcgagttgggtttctatttgcACCAGTTGTGATTACATGGCTTCTGTGTATCAGTGCCATAGGGCTGTACAATATCTTCTACTGGAATCCGCATGTTTACCGAGCACTCTCCCCATATTATATGTACAAATTTCTGAAGAAGACCCAAAGGGGAGGTTGGATGTCCCTCGGCGGAATCCTGCTATGTATGACAG GTTCAGAAGCAATGTTTGCTGATCTCGGGCACTTCTCACAGCTATCCATTAAG ATTGCTTTCTCTTTCGTGGTTTATCCATCTTTGGTCCTGGCATACATGGGACAAGCTGCTTATCTCTCTCAACATCACGGCGAGGAAAGTAACTACCGAATTGGATTTTATGCGTCTGTTCCTG AGAAGTTAAGATTGCCTGTTCTTGTGATCGCCATTTTAGCCGCAGTGGTAGGAAGTCAAGCTGTCATTACTGGGACTTTTTCGATAATAAAACAGTGCTCCTCATTGGGTTGCTTCCCGAGGGTCAAAATTGTTCATACCTCCTCGAAAATCCATGGTCAGATTTATATACCGGAGATCAATTGGACGTTGATGCTCTTATGCTTGGCTATTACCATTGGCTTTCGAGACACAAAACGCATGGGCAATGCATCAG GCTTAGCAGTGATAACTGTTATGCTGGTGACTACCTGCTTAATGTCTGTAGTCATCATCTTGTGCTGGCATAAAAGCTTTGTCTATGCCATTGCCTTCATACTCATTTTCGGGTCCATCGAATCACTCTACTTTTCAGCATCTCTCATCAAGTTTCGAGAAGGGGCCTGGGTTCCGATCGCCCTCTCACTCATCTTCCTAATAGTCATGTATGTATGGCATTACGGAACATGCAAAAAATACGAGTTTGATGTTCAAAACAAAGTGTCCATCAACTGGCTCCTAGGCCTAGGTCCCAGTTTAGGCATTGTGAGAGTACGTGGGATTGGCCTCATATACACCGAACTCGTCGCAGGAATCCCCGCTATCTTCTCCCACTTCGTAACAAACCTCCCCGCCTTCCACCAAGTCCTAGTCTTCCTCTGCATCAAATCCGTCCCAGTCCCACACGTGAGACCTGGAGAAAGGTTCCTAGTAGGCAGAGTTGGGCCAAAAGAGTACCGTCTCTACCGATGCATAGCACGATACGGCTACCGTGACATCCACAAGGACGACTTGGAGTTTGAGAAGGACTTGGTATGCAGCATTGCAGAGTTCATCCGTTCCGAGAAATCAGAAACCAGTGTAAAGCTAGAAGATGCAGAAGAAAGTGAGAGAATGACAGTAGTAGGGACATCTTCAACAAATGTAGATGGAGTGAGAATGTGTGAAGATGAAGGAGAAACAGCAGAAACATCAGAGGTAAGAGAGATAAAATCACCAAAAAAACTGAGGAAAAGAGTGAGATTTCTTGTACCAGAGAGCCCACAAATGGAAATGGAAGCAAGAAGAGAGCTTCAAGAGCTAATGGAAGCTAGAGAAGCAGGAATGGCTTTCATAATGGGACATTCATATGTGAAAGCAAAGAGGGGATCAGGTTGGGTGAAGACAGCGGTGATAAATTATGGGTATGATTTTTTGAGAAGAAACTCAAGAGGGCCAAGTTATGCTTGGAGTGTGCCTCATGCATCTACTTTAGAGGTGGGAATGGTCTACCaagtttga
- the LOC103487068 gene encoding uncharacterized protein LOC103487068, giving the protein MARRWVVLAVIFAVLFCGFSSVSAVPTKIVAGALSKAVSALVNWIWTITSASNTVVSTRSMIKFERGYVVETLLDGSKMGIEPYSVGVSPSGELLILDAENSNVHKISMPVSQFCRPKLFAGSSEGYSGHVDGKLRDARMSHPRGLTVDQRGNIYIADTKNKAIRKISDAGVTTIAGGKWRKSGHLDGPSEDSKFSNDFDVVYVGSSCSLLVVDRGNQAIREIQLRAEDCTEYDGSFLLGMALLTAAMLLGYMLARFQFRVLATFSSKNDSRVGSRNIPSIPPYGRVEKSVRRPLIPSEEEEDNQPEENIICSLGKLFLNTGSSAAEIFVALLLGARRKASDSHSREHYQVNKHAPSRFGVQENFAASYGRETLETMTRKPYSCSTTRLESVQRYKRIWGDNGGREEQPYPSSPKMFYNRSSERNEVVFGEVQEEEQLCEQNKEKCCVGGGGCVEGRSFSNNKHENAFVTEKRRIRG; this is encoded by the exons ATGGCGAGGCGTTGGGTCGTTTTGGCGGTCATTTTCGCGGTTCTATTTTGTGGGTTTTCTTCAGTTTCTGCTGTACCCACAA AAATTGTTGCTGGGGCTTTGTCCAAGGCGGTTTCAGCTCTTGTGAATTGGATATGGACGATCACCTCGGCCTCTAATACTG TGGTTTCTACCCGTTCCATGATTAAATTTGAGAGGGGATATGTTGTTGAGACTTTGCTTGATGGTAGTAAGATGGGAATTGAGCCTTACTCTGTGGGGGTATCTCCTAGTGGGGAGCTTCTGATTTTGGATGCTGAAAATAGTAATGTTCACAAGATCTCTATGCCAGTTTCTCAAT TTTGCAGGCCCAAGCTGTTTGCAGGATCATCGGAAGGATACTCTGGACATGTAGATGGAAAGCTAAGGGATGCAAGAATGAGCCATCCAAGAGGCTTAACCGTGGATCAAAGAGGAAATATTTACATTGCCGATACAAAGAACAAGGCTATAAGAAAAATTAGTGATGCCG GAGTTACAACGATAGCTGGTGGAAAATGGAGGAAAAGTGGCCATCTTGATGGTCCAAGTGAAGATTCGAAGTTCTCAAACGATTTTGATGTGGTTTATGTAGGAAGTAGTTGCTCACTTCTGGTAGTCGACAGAGGAAACCAGGCAATTCGGGAAATTCAACTTCGCGCCGAGGATTGTACTGAGTATGATGGTAGCTTCCTCCTAG GAATGGCTCTGCTGACTGCTGCCATGCTTTTGGGCTACATGTTGGCACGTTTTCAATTTCGAGTGTTGGCCACGTTTTCTTCTAAAAAT GATTCAAGAGTTGGCTCGAGGAACATTCCATCAATTCCTCCGTATGGTAGGGTCGAGAAATCAGTCAGGCGTCCATTGATTCCTagtgaagaggaagaagataatCAGCCAGAAGAGAATATCATTTGTTCCCTTGGCAAGCTTTTCCTCAACACTGGTTCATCCGCAGCTGAAATCTTTGTGGCATTGCTTCTTGGAGCTAGGAGAAAGGCGTCGGACTCACACAGCCGGGAGCATTATCAAGTAAACAAACATGCACCGTCACGGTTTGGCGTGCAGGAAAACTTTGCAGCCTCATATGGCCGTGAAACGCTGGAAACAATGACCAGGAAACCTTACTCTTGTTCAACAACCCGACTTGAAAGCGTCCAGCGTTACAAGCGCATTTGGGGGGACAACGGTGGACGGGAAGAACAACCATATCCATCCAGTCCAAAGATGTTTTACAACAGGAGCAGTGAGAGAAATGAGGTTGTGTTTGGGGAAGTACAGGAGGAAGAGCAACTGTGTGAACAAAATAAAGAGAAATGCTGTGTTGGTGGTGGTGGCTGTGTGGAAGGGAGATCCTTCAGCAACAACAAACATGAAAATGCTTTTGTTACAGAAAAAAGGAGAATAAGAGGTTAA